ATGAGTAACAGACAGATCTTCTCAAATGGTGTTTATTTGGCCCCCTCATTAAGGTGTTTGAATATCAATTCATTGAGTATTTCTATGCTACATActacattatttcatttctgAGCTTGGTAATGTCAGACATCACTTAAATGCCAACTAAGCTAGTATTACGGTATCCAAGAAAAAGTGGTTTGTAAACAAAACCCTGTATAGCTGTTCCAAACATCAGCACTGGAAGGCGGAGTGAAAAGCCAGATGCTAAACGCAGTAACATTTACATTTGGAGATAACAGTGCATATACTGTATTCAGACAGTCTCTACTGGAAGGCATTCATATTGTTGCACTTGGTTTTACCcatgaaaagtgacagaaatagttgtgtaaagaatgaaaaaacGGTGAACTGAAAGAGAGGGTCAAACTGTAGCTCCTTTCTCAGCTTCACATAGCTGACCAATCAGTGCAAGTGGTTGTGAATATCACATTGGTTGATttggaaagttacagaaatgGTCAAATACACCCCCTCCTAATCTAACCTTTAAAAGGTGTGGGGGAGGGTGGTTCTGAAGCTTTTAAACAAGCAGTTCTGATGGAGTACACTGGTAGCTTCATCCTGCAATGCAGCTGGAGGGAAGAGGTAGTCTCAGAAAATGACTGCATAATGCTGCCTTACTAAATGACacacattaattaattacaCACAGACTGTGTGGGTAAACTGATGAAGGCATTGTGCTAACCTGTGCTTTCATGTACGTCCATCTGACCCCCAGTGTCTCTCTCTTACATTATCCTCTTACTTCTTTAAGACTTACCGATCTGTAGGCTGTTGAGATGTTGGGTGAGCACTCCGTCAGGATAAACTTTGATCATGAGGTAGAGGTCTGAATCCTGTGAGGACTGATGGGAGGCTGCTGCCATGGTCTGATCAACTGGAGTGTACGGCCTCACTACCTCTGTGTCTAGATATGGggaaaaattattattaaatacgATACAATAAGATCAAGTCCACTCTGTTCTTTCAGAACAGGTTAAGACCATGTATTACTAATTCTTTGAGTGTGTCTCAGTAAAGTGATCCTCTTCTTccaccttaatttcccagcttgggatcaataaagtatatctattctattctattctattctattcacATCTGTATAATACTCCTCTACTTAATATACTCTTCACTGTCTTCATGATAGTAAAGACTACATTCATACTGTTCAGTGCCACCTAATGGACACCATACTATAACACATACATCATACCAttaacgaaaaaaaaaaaaaagatctacagcaaaaaaaactttgttaaaaatatttctgaacACATTTAGGATTTAACATTGTAAAAGATTTCCCTACAATTAATAAAATTAGACAAACTTGATTTCAATTTTAGATATATGTGAACCATAGTATCTCTACATGAGAATTGCCACACCATACAATTGAGATAATTGATGAGCTTGTTAACGAACAATACTGAAATTGTATGTTATTATCATGAATGTTTATGTGAACAGTAAGTTCAAGCCAGACTTGTTGCTGTGTTCAAAGGTTggactgtgttttctgtgaagctTGCAGTGCCCAGGGGAGATGAGGCATGTATGCTTAATATGGCAAAATAGTTAGATGTTCTGAATTAGCATGAAAAACTAGCCTTAATGCTAAGGGCCACGGATGTGAAGgcagagaacacagagaggactTAAAAGCAGACTGTTACATGAAGCAACCATGGAATCTACTGTACTTAGTGGTTGTGGATGATGCAGAAGCATGTTGACTGTTCCTTTTACTTTTACAGGCTCAGTATATCATATTGAAGCTCTAGTGGCCCATGCTGGAATCACGAGAACCTCACCACTGAAGGTAGCAGTATCAATGTTTTCCTTCCTTGAAGTATTTTGAATTATATCTTAATTGATTAAGCtacagtgtgtaagatttagtgGCAACTAGTGGTCAGGATGCAAATTGCAACAAACTAAACATCACTCATGTCTCTCTCCAACAGTGGCCGCCATAAACACGAAAAGCGTGAAAGAGCCAGtgtctctagagccagtgtgtAGTTTATGATTCTTAGTTTTatgtgattatacactaatgaaagcATAATTACGAATTTTATATTCCATACcctgccaatagatcctcccAAGTCCCCTTAATCTTTCACATTGGATCAgtgaaaattgttttaaaaccaTGTGTTTTTGCTTGAGAATAGAGGTCAACATTCACTGCATTCAGTACAGTGTAGAAATGCTTGGTTGCTTACCTTTAATCAGGGCTTTGAGGTAGACATGTTTTCCAACAGGCACATGCCTGACAGTCCCACGTGGAAGTTGCAATCTGAACACATGGGTGTTATGGTTCACCTCAGTCTTAGAAACCAACACACAATCCCGATAGAAGAGAGCTGTAAAAGGGAGAGCATTGATGTagactcatttacatttttcttggGTTCCTAACAAGCAAGCAAATATCAAGTGTTATCTGatgaacaattttaaaaaagtgatgcAGAATGTGATGGATCGAGTGTAAACAATCCTCAGTGGAATGGTTTCTTTGACCTTGGATCTCACCTCGGTCTTTTTTGCGTAGGAAAGTATTATGAAATTCCAGTGGTTGACCCAGACTTGTCCATTTTCGTTTAGCCTGTTTGCGTATGCTGACCTGGATCTTTCCCACTGAGGCAGCAGTGTGGACTGTTGAGGACatgacagtttaaaaataagaaaaagacagTAACAATAataagatctttttttaaaattttgaaaTCACTATATTGTCTTACCAGCAACATTTTCCTCAACTTCTTCTGCTAGACCTGAAAGTGCATGAAAACGACACTGATTTTAAGACACAAGTAGTCCATGTCTAATCACACGCTAATCACAGCTGTCTAACCCATGGTCCACACTGCCTGCTTGTGTAGTGCGTGGTGGCTGTattgctgcagctgctgctagtgcctgccctatctgtttacatggagtttgtctttaataataatgaaaaaaaatgacgtgattttcctttcaCCTGCCGAAAGAGCGAGAAAGcgcgagggagggagagaaagaaaaagagtgcacaggaaaaaacctGCCCTtcacctggtgtgtgtgtttcttcatgtctgtgacatattctacagataaaGATAtcaaaactgtagtgaaacactGGTATGATGTCTTTGAGTTTTCAAGTCTATTTGTGACAGAAACCACGTGTGtgccatgaaaaaaacaatctgtaaaTGATGCCTCGCCTTACATGCGCATGAGCCGTGCTACCCACCtcaacctgttaacatggatgcCAAAATTAAAAGCAAGACGTTCTGCAATGCACACACGCTGCTCACGCAggcagtgtgtccagcctgtaatAGCttactttgaaaataaatacaaaattcaaATGAGCTTTAGCTGATCTGTGTTCAGCATCTGCATTTCAGTTATGACCAGTGAAACATGGAATCCTACTCACTTCAATATTGAGGAaccaacattaaaaaaatccaacaatATAAGCATTCTATTACAACACCACAAACTACAGTCTCAAAAATTACAGCAGATTTAATCAACCCCTCTGTGTCATAGTTTAAACAACCATTAAAAGCCAGCACTAAGGTACTAGATAGTTGTTTAAATTTTTGCCAAATTCTATAACAAACAATTGTGGCCTCATGTCCAAGCCGGCACAAAGAGGATAAGTAAGGTACTGGATAACATTACAGTTCTAAAGTATCTGGTCACTCAGCACAGTGTAGGAGTAATGTTGACTTTGTGAAGCAAAACTATTTCCTGCATGGTTACCAGCACTGATAAGGGTTACAGCTGTATGCTGGTTTCATGGTATACCGTGGTATGAAAATTGTAATTATTGTACCATGTGCATTTGCTTATCTATGGCCCTTTTCAGACCAGGTATCCCCATCCATCCcgagtgatccgatcacaagtacAAAGCTCTATGTCTGCCAGTTGATACCTGGCAATTACATGAATCAcaagtgaccacttgtgattggcTCTTACTTCCCGCTCGATATGCAAATTAACACGGGGACAAATGGACATAATGTTTTTTACTACAGTATGTGCAAACTGAGGTAGCTTAACTGTACAGGGGTATAACAGGGCATGTACTGCAGATCAAAGTGATTAAGATAAAAAATAGTGCAAGAATAAACTAGTACTGTTGATGatgtaaattaaacataaacTGAGATACAAATAGtaacagaaacattaacagaAACAAAGCATTTGTGCGTGCGCTGCATATAGATACAAACAGgaacaataaatattaacagGAACAAAAAAGGAATTATCAAACAAAGCGACTGTGCGTGGCTAACATAGCCAGCAACTGACAGTCCAGcaatcaaactgtcaaatcacAGAGTGCAGTTGAGCCTTTATTAACATCAACAACAAGAAGATCCAGATGAATAAGAATTTATCATAGACAACGTTTCGCAAAGTTTATAAGGTTTCTCCTGACTCCACAACTCAACATTTAGCGTTtattttaagggagtctggggaatttctccaGGGGCGACAAATAAGGAGAATATATcggttactgtttactgtaaatgcaAAAGTATATATGTTGTGTAAAAGAAATTGTGTAATTGGTCAATCaattgaaacagtgtgttcaaacagtgagatgcactttagacacagaagcagacaggctggtagaGCAATGctgcaacaaactgacactttttacaagagGTTCActttgtaagatagttgatttttgtgtctcatttCCAACTTTCCAAATTTTACAAGAAGGCTcgaatgatttagaatttgtcgTAGCCATTTGGCAAAATCTGTTAAGTTTCTCGCCACACGACAACTCTTAAAATGATCTGATTTGTAATGGAGTCTGAGGATACTGCAGCTACTACTTCAGTGCTGGATCAGTAGAAACAGACAGCGTGTTCACAAatatctgctgctaacattggcaggtaAAGAGATCTTTTCTGCCCCTTGTTGTGGCTTCTTGTTTTGCATATGGCCCAGgacacactgctaaaagaatgtggtcatAGATATGGCCCAGACCACCTCtaaatgtggtctgagtgatcggATTCATGTGCTTCCTCAATGTATCGAGTGCATTCAAACCTGTACTTCGAGCTGTCCAgctgtgatcggatcactcagggcCTATATGTTGATAGCAGTCTGAACAGTGCCAATGGTATTGAATTCAACTATAATaggttgtttaaaaaaaaaatccaattcatATCAACCTTTAggtctgtcaggacataatattttgtgtatACCGTCATATCAGATACTCACAATGCCACTTTAACAGCAGGTATTTACATCATTTAGGAACAATGCTTGctgataaaacagaaacatacttaCTTACCTTATACATACACAGATTTGTGCTGTCTTGATTCTGCTATGTCACATCATGTTATTTCTCTGTTACAATTCAAATAgtgtttgttattattttaggAAACCTGTTGTATAAATCACACTTTTTTGGGAGACCAACCTCTAAAACAATAAGTCATCCTGGCACTAACAAGCAAAGCAGGTACTGTGGAGAGCTTTTCAGAGCAGAGGTAACAGAGGAATTTACAAGAGacgaaaagagaaagaaaactaaatgaGAGGACAGAAGAGCCACCTATCTACTTACGTAAATGTATCATGTAGGACATTTTCCCCAGCAGCACTTCTAGTCGGAGAACACCTGCCTCGAGGTCAACACTGGTACAGCCTGTACTGGGGATCTGACAGAAAACATTATATGCATGAATGTCATCTTCAGCCATTGACCCAGACATCTTTTTGGACAGTTGGTAACTTCATCCTTCAAACTCCAATCAAAATAGACTAGTTGAGTGGCTGTTAAATTTTTTAAAGCTTTCAACAGAAATTCTGACCAAAATTATATTTGATaaatagacagagagaggcagcccAATCACTGTCCCATCAACCAGCCGTAAGCTAAAATGTGAAGAActctccaaacacacacttcatatcCTATTTCACTACATGCCAACAGAGGTTAGAGTTACTTATTTAATGCTTGATGGATGTGTGTATGATTGATGTGTGACTATTACCTTCCTTTTAGCGTAAATGACCAGATGAACACTCACATCTGTCTGGAACCAGTCGTACCTACACAAACAATAGATAGCAGATAATGCCACGGATTGTGTAcaaatatgtcacattttaatgtgcCTGTATCATATTTGTCTTTCATACCGAGGCCGAGAGTCTTTTTCTGGGGGAGGAGCCACTGAGATAGGTGGTGCAAGGCTGGTCGGTGGTGGAGGAGGTATGAAGGCTAAGAAGGAAAACAGacgaaaaaaaattcaattacTAAAACATAAGTTCAGATTGGGGTTCAAATCACAAAGGCCGTACATTAATACCAACCACTACTGAGACATATCATTACTCTTTAGACAGATTCCCAGACAGTCATTGGTTTTCACCCCTTTTAACACTTGAGAATTGAACCTTGCTTGAGATAAGCAATCATgcaaacagttgtttttatttgatgtcaAAGTTGTTCTCATTCTTTGGCAGTCCagtttttaaatctcttctatttgttgtttgttcgaGTGAAGATTTGAGTctgctgacagctgctgtttaGGACACAGGCACTTCAGTGCagataaaatcatttttgtgACTGACCTTGGTCAGAAGTCATTAACAGGGAAAATGCAGTTTTGCTACAGTCATGATTTAGatccaacacaacaacaatttgtgtatgtacagtgtttcccctatatgcatccagcagcagcacacctCCGCTGCTGAAATGTGactgctgcttctgctgatatttattttttcacgaggggagaggagaggaggaggaaaggggaaGAAGGGAGAGGGAGGTAAAGGAAGACAGGAGTGGAGGAGTGGAGAGGGCTGTGTTTTATCTTGTACAGTTAGCCTATATTATTTTGCACTACGGACACTTCATATAACTACAGGTCAATTAACACACCTGCGAGTAAAAGTATATAGGTGGAAAAGAGAGGACGCATTCTCATAACTTTAAAAACtaatgttatattattttgcactgtcacacactgtcagGAAAGCATAGAAACGGAGAGGACCCTGTCTTTTAACTTTGgaaactaaagttgtatgtTCTCGCTACTGACACTTCATATCCAgacctttcacacacacaagtaaagCATAAAGCATATACACTCTGAAAGCAGTTCAGCtttgcattatttattattattatcatcatcatcatcatcatcatcatcatcatcgttattattattattattattattattattatatgcaGTATTTATCAGCTATAATTTCATTATAATGCCATTATGGctgataatataaatttcccatTTGGGATGCAAGATACATACTACTTTGCGGCTGAAGGTTTCGTACAACATGATGTCACACTCTCTTCTCTGAGTCATCTTTCTCCTGCTCAGAGTTACTTTTAACAATGCATTCAAGTACACTTGAGGGCTGGCTCATGTATCCTGTGTCTGTttggagcatgtgtgtgtgagtgtgtgtatgtatgtggaGTCAAATATAGTTCAAGTAGTCAAAAAGAAAATTGTACTTATTGAATGCTGAAATTGCTAtttgaatgtgtattttttataaatgtgttggCTTTCATGAGTGAATTTGCTCGGCCCTGGACCTCGTGTCCATACTGTTTTATTCTGACAGAAAAGTGCTGGCAGTGTGTTGAGGAGTGCTAAGATGAAGCGCTTGTGTGGCGAGACACAAAAGAAGGATTTTGATtgacattagctagctagctaacttaaCGCAACATTAACAGAGGGTTGACTTCATGGCTAAAAACAAGCTTACAATGCATAAGGTCATAAAAGGACAACAGTCACAGATCTGCTCCCAAAAACAGGCTTTTGGGAATCTGAATGGGATAATAGAGGAAGATTGAcagtgcaaatgtgtgtgtaccttTAATAGCTGTGGCCATCCTGCCCACGAGACACTCTTTTAACATGGACTCATAATTCACCCAGCGATGCACCtgtgcgcgcgcacacatacacacacacacacacacacacacacacacacacacacacacacacacacacacacacacacacacataaacaaacacactgtgttaCTGTTACTACAGCAACACATATTGTAAACACCCAAATACAATTAAAGAGCTTACAGAAAAACATCAACTCTATCAGCACTCACAAGGAAGCCAAATTGAAATGTATAGTGTAGGTCCTGGGCTTGTTTTTATTCCTGCTGAGCTTATTTAGGGTTAGCGTTACCATATATTCACTATAGGTAGGCATCCTTTAGTTTCCTCAGTTTGCCCTTTGTAGCTTACTGGGGACAAACTAAAGTGATTTTTACCAAACTAAAATtcaaacatacaaaataattaatgtctttaaaaatgtcacctACTGTTTTAACAATACATGTGAAAAGTCAAAGGtcattttattgtcattaataCCATGACCTGCTTTTATTCCTGTACATTTATGTAAATTTATCCTAAAAGACCAGtctagcccaaagtaaattcaaagttGTTGAATCATTTGAAGTACAGGCATGATTTGGGGCTCTTTTAAAAGTATATGAGCTGAATTTTTATCCCAAGCTGTCAGAAGCTTTGTAAGTGCTTAGTTCCAATTTAGCGACAACACTTGACACTTGTTTCGCTGAGGAAATAACCAGgcgtctgaaaaaaaaaatgtgtgacctcaaaatacccctgcTTGGGAGTATCAGGGGCAAAAACTCAATATAGttcattattattctttatttccATAAAGTAGTCAAAAAACAAGTGCTGAGATGGAAAAACAGCTGATTCAAACAACAAAACGCATAAAACTACATAAGCTTGCAAAATCttaaggctttaaaaactgtttttaactatATATTACCAGATTTGAAGTTTAATCGGCTACATGTTGCATCAATCATTCAGAGTCTGGcatgtaagtggctcaggatagaggagaaagaagagagagtgggtcacttgtCCACTTGATCACTCATTGTCTGTTTTAGGCTTGAGGGTGGGCTTAGAAGCTCCTATCTgttcaaatgagctgtcaatcaaacaggtgccatctcaggatctccAGTGTAGAGGGATAATGGCGTCTGCTGAGGAGTTTTTTGACatataaaagcatgaaaaagcatccGCAATTGTAGttttctgtcattctgtcaCCACTTAATCAtgaaatactgtgttttggattaaaatgttACTGATTTGGATCTAATGGATATTTGGTAATAATTGTTGGAGTTTGATGCACTGCTGAAACACCCAGACACTTTATTGGTGAGTTGGCAAAGCTTTGAACATGGTAGTTTGACAGcctgttttttttggttgttgatTGTACCTTGCATATGAGTGTTTATCTTAAATTGGTTTGCGTAAATAGAATCATGAGAATCTAAGCTTTCTAACAATGTATGGCATGACTATACACTTAAATTGAGGTGTTCGCCTGTTTGCTTCGCTGTGCTTGTAAAGTTTGGCAAACTTCCAAAAtgcatttccatttttcctttagctttaaaaaatacatgaaaaagaCAGTGCTTTACCTCCTCCCTCATATTCCCTACCTGGTCAAACAGTTCAGTGCCATCTATCCCAGCTGCCTTCATTAGCTCCTCTTCTCCGCCAGGGTGATAGTCCATGTAGGGGGTCACATTGTAAACCATACCTGaaaacagagtgagaaaaagagCTTTATGTATGTCACATTCTAGTGCCTTCTGCAAACTGAAAGTGATACTCGTAGGAAGGTTTGCAAaggtatgagattttcacagaaaaataaccatctcagaaaatatcacagtattacacaattattacCTCCGCCTAACCCTTCCCACTAAACTTCgacggaggatgggtctcggcccagaacagaccccagTAACTTTCAGTGCAGATCAGGATGAAGGgacagatacaaaaaaaaatgttctcactttctttaacattgggAGATTGCGAGGGTGTTTTCCTccccttttttatttctcagggaataatgacGGAATcttgattaaatgttttcatggGTTCAGTGTTGCTGCTTTTGACAATTGTCATACCTAATTTAACATTTACTGACcacatacatgtatgtatgtatgtacatgcaAGTgccaataacaaacaaacaaaaacaacatatccCACAACTTCAAACGACATTGTAAATGGCAATATATGGGACCCTAGAGCAGCATTGCATGAAACAACATATTGCACTAAACAGTATTAAGGTGGCCGGTATAactgagtacaaaaggggactgttgggtaGTGGAGGTTAATATGAATATTataaatcaaggagactgaaaaacagTATTTGGGACCattattcatttgcagtaaaaattaaactttttgtgtcaagtacaatttactcaagtactgttcatTTTGgggtacttgagtatttccattttctgctactttatacttcctctccaatacatttatttgataaatttagttactagttactttgtagctTCAGATTATTCattgtttataggctattaactGTGGCATGTTACCAATCAGACAGTGTAGAGGATGCTGCttgaagctgttctcagaggaaaataaggtcccagaacactttttgaagctagaaaggtggcagggtccgccaaatgtaaacaaggtAACAGTATGAAaactgtgctgtcctttaaggtcagtttgtttattcagcttatagacatggaaataaagagagtttactttgtttgaaaaaaaaaaatcagtcaatcaagatctttctcttctgattaaaatgtatttcccaaaactacatagtgcacctttaatgtgtccTGTGTGAAGACCACTCAGGCTCACCTCGTATACAGGTCCAGCAGTCAtctcttgtgttgtgtttctgcagctcttcCTGGGTAACTTCAATCAGGCGCCCTCTGAGGCCGGTCAGATCTTTTCCACTCTTGGAAAACCTAATCCAGTCCATTAGACTGTGGCCGGGCTTCAAGGCCACCTAATAGTAAGGAGAGAGCAGAGTCATGTAACAGAAGATAGAccgttttttttattcctttctTGTGTAAAGGGATGTTAAGATCTAACTTAAGACACAGTAGCATCATCTAAAGTCCATGTACCTCCATATAATTGCTAACATACAAGTTACTAATGTCGCTTTTATTTCACATCGACACTTACTATAATGTTGATTAGCCTTTAGACATGAGCCTCAGTGTTATTGTGGGGTATATTCTCTGTCACTATGAAGCAGCTATAAATTGTCAAGTTCTAGTTGAGAGTTCAGTGTAGTCTCTAAAGAGGAAGACAGGTTTTCATCGGTGGTTAGAGTCATACCTTGTTCCTCCCGGACTGTGAGGACGGACCGATCCGCTGTTGGGAGTTCGGCGCAGGGAAAGACTGGGTCGGGATGTTCAACATGTTCTGAACGTTTCGGAGGCAGCCCCAGTTTCGAAGAAAACCTATGTAACCAAATGACGGTTTACTACAATAACATGTGCAACAGTTCTGTAGACACAATGGCTGCTAGGTGTCACGGGAACAAGTTCCTCCCTTGTTGAGACACATCTCTGTTGAAACTGTGTTTAGCAATGCTGCTTAGCTAAAAAGGCTAAGCTAACCTATATTAACATGGCATAAACGGTATGTGCCGACTGCCTTACAAATAATTGCACATTATATATGGTCACATTAACTATTTGCCATGTTTAGCAATAATTAGCCAGCTAATTGATAGTTTCTTCCTATCTACTGATTATTGTGAGCTAACTCCTGCCTCTGTGGTTCCGCCACCGTGTAAAGACTACAACGATTGTCGCATATCGTGACAACAACGTCAACAAACGGTGTCATCAAGTTGCGACGGTCCTCCGTTGCCCTCTACTGTTCGTGTAATACATGGAAAATACTGCCAGTATTTACAAAGGCACCAAGAAACCGGTAAAGTAATGTGAAGAATAAGGATTTAGGCATAAGGTCTGTTTGTTATcgcagcagcaggagaagcaCGGGTGGAtcttaattaaattaataatggTTACATTACGTCCAGGGGTGCCCGTTCTCGGGCTTTAGTAGACAATTGTGCATGCTGGTTCACATAGTTGAGACACGCCTAGCCTAAAAAGTCCAGTCATCATAACAGTATGAATTACAGTTATGCTTTTAATTCAAACTGACATGGAGAATTCCAATTACCCACCTGAAAGTAAACTCTTGAAGAAAGTGCCGAGAGCTGAACCGCTTCGTCCTCCACTTGATTCGCTctcactgtcatcactgtcatccTCCTCTGAATCTCTCTGGTGCTCGTGCGACATCGTGAAAACATGGCGGAATCTCACACAGCTTTAATGTGGTATTATTCACGGTGTAAAACAGTGTACCTCTGATCACCATCAGGGCAGCTGAAGGGTTTGCTTTTGAAAGGCTAATCTGCTAAGAGGATTCAAGAACAAGAGTCCTctgacttcaaaataaaagtccacGTGCACCTAGCAAGGACTTACTGAGTATGATGTCGAAGTGAAAAGGTTTAGTTTGGAGGTACAACTATAAATAAGACCTTTTTCTGGGCAGATATATTTGTctgcaggaaaagcacaggtgggaATAATAGcattaataatgttttcattaaagcaTAACTAAGCCTAACTCTAACTCCATCTATTTCACACAAGTGTGTTTCACTGATTCTTGAGACTTCGGCAAAAACATGTCCGTTCCGTAGAAAGTgaataacattttcttgttt
This window of the Pagrus major chromosome 18, Pma_NU_1.0 genome carries:
- the cyb5r4 gene encoding cytochrome b5 reductase 4, whose amino-acid sequence is MLNIPTQSFPAPNSQQRIGPSSQSGRNKVALKPGHSLMDWIRFSKSGKDLTGLRGRLIEVTQEELQKHNTRDDCWTCIRGMVYNVTPYMDYHPGGEEELMKAAGIDGTELFDQVHRWVNYESMLKECLVGRMATAIKAFIPPPPPTSLAPPISVAPPPEKDSRPRYDWFQTDVSVHLVIYAKRKIPSTGCTSVDLEAGVLRLEVLLGKMSYMIHLRLAEEVEENVAVHTAASVGKIQVSIRKQAKRKWTSLGQPLEFHNTFLRKKDRALFYRDCVLVSKTEVNHNTHVFRLQLPRGTVRHVPVGKHVYLKALIKDTEVVRPYTPVDQTMAAASHQSSQDSDLYLMIKVYPDGVLTQHLNSLQIGELISVSGPEGTFSLRPLRDVTHLYLLAAGTGFTPMARLIRLALQDIDTIRKTKLLFFNRQEEDILWRCELDELAANNERFQVEHVLSVPSEGWTGRKGRVDECILKDFLSRPDGSKCYVCVCGPTVFTELTIGLLKQQGFSEEELHAFQG